In a genomic window of Bordetella petrii:
- the bamA gene encoding outer membrane protein assembly factor BamA produces the protein MSFRMFHHKKGVMPSLLAALLMPALAHAFDPFVVRDIRVEGIQRTDAGTVFGYLPVKVGEEFTEAEATEAVRRLYGTGFFSDVKIQTDNDVVVVVVQERPTIASVTFNGMREFDSKAITKSLMQVGFGEGRIFDQSMLERAEFELKEQYLGKGKYGVEVTATVTPLPRNRVGVSFDVFEGEVAKIRQISVVGNKAFSESELLDLFDLTTPGWLTWYTNTDKYSREKLEGDIERLRSFYLDQGYLEFSVEPPQVTISPDRKDIYITVTLHEGEPYKVRSVKLAGNLLGLDKEINNLVQVKEGETFSAAQANDSAKAITDYLGELGYAFANVNPNPTLDRAKHEADVTFYVDPSRRVYVRRIQIGGNTRTRDEVVRREMRQEEAAWYDSGDLKISRDRIDRLGYFSEVNVSTDPVPGSPDQVDVNVDVKEKPTGMINLGVGYGSSEKAILSAGISEDNVFGSGTNLTLQFNTSKTNRAAVLSHTDPYFTKDGISRTTSAYYRVTEPWDNNDGDYRVKAMGLGMNFGVPISEYDRVFLGATFERNQIDLYDNSPQAYRDFVDQYGDSTNALIFNVGWSKDTRDSALAPTKGSYTRLKGDFSTMDLKYYLLTAQQQYYIPLGRSYTLALNGMVDYGRSYGSLDYPVIKNVYAGGIGTVRGYDGASLGPRDTLTGDYLGGSRRIVANAQLYLPFPGASKDRTLRWFLFADAGQVAAGSGMKCTAGEPGNEVDDPCGWRYSAGVGLSWQSPLGPLQLSYARPLNAKSGDDRQSFQFQIGTGF, from the coding sequence ATGTCTTTTCGGATGTTTCATCACAAAAAGGGCGTCATGCCGAGCCTGCTCGCCGCGCTGCTCATGCCGGCTCTGGCTCATGCGTTCGACCCTTTTGTCGTGCGGGATATCCGCGTAGAAGGCATCCAGCGCACCGACGCGGGCACCGTGTTCGGCTACCTGCCTGTCAAGGTCGGCGAAGAATTCACCGAGGCCGAAGCCACCGAAGCCGTGCGCCGGCTGTACGGCACGGGCTTCTTCAGCGACGTCAAGATCCAGACCGACAACGATGTCGTGGTGGTGGTCGTGCAAGAACGTCCCACCATCGCGTCGGTCACGTTCAACGGCATGCGCGAATTCGACTCGAAGGCGATCACCAAATCGCTGATGCAGGTGGGCTTCGGCGAAGGGCGCATCTTCGACCAGTCCATGCTCGAGCGCGCCGAATTCGAGCTCAAGGAACAGTACCTGGGCAAGGGCAAGTACGGCGTCGAAGTCACCGCCACGGTCACGCCGCTGCCGCGTAACCGCGTAGGCGTCAGTTTCGACGTCTTTGAAGGCGAGGTCGCCAAGATCCGCCAGATCAGCGTGGTGGGCAACAAGGCCTTCTCGGAAAGCGAGCTGCTCGACCTGTTCGACCTCACCACGCCGGGATGGCTGACCTGGTACACCAACACCGACAAGTACTCGCGCGAAAAACTCGAGGGCGACATCGAACGCCTGCGCTCGTTCTACCTCGACCAGGGCTACCTGGAATTCTCGGTCGAACCGCCGCAGGTCACCATCTCGCCCGACCGCAAAGACATCTACATCACGGTCACGCTGCACGAAGGCGAGCCGTACAAGGTGCGCAGCGTCAAGCTGGCCGGCAACCTGCTGGGCCTCGACAAGGAAATCAACAACCTGGTGCAGGTCAAGGAAGGCGAAACCTTCTCGGCGGCGCAGGCCAACGATTCCGCCAAGGCCATCACCGACTACCTGGGCGAGCTGGGCTACGCGTTCGCCAACGTCAATCCCAACCCCACGCTCGACCGCGCCAAGCATGAAGCCGACGTCACGTTCTACGTCGACCCCAGCCGCCGCGTCTACGTGCGCCGCATCCAGATCGGCGGCAACACGCGCACCCGCGACGAAGTCGTGCGCCGCGAAATGCGCCAGGAAGAGGCCGCGTGGTACGACTCCGGCGACCTGAAAATCTCGCGCGACCGCATCGATCGCCTTGGCTACTTCAGCGAAGTCAACGTGTCCACCGACCCGGTGCCGGGCTCGCCCGACCAGGTCGACGTCAACGTCGACGTCAAGGAAAAGCCCACCGGCATGATCAACCTGGGCGTGGGCTACGGTTCGTCCGAAAAGGCCATCCTGTCGGCCGGCATCAGCGAAGACAACGTGTTCGGCAGCGGCACCAACCTGACGCTGCAGTTCAACACCAGCAAGACCAACCGCGCGGCCGTGCTGTCGCATACCGATCCGTACTTCACCAAAGACGGCATCAGCCGCACGACGTCGGCCTACTACCGCGTCACCGAGCCCTGGGACAACAACGACGGCGATTACCGCGTCAAGGCCATGGGCCTAGGCATGAACTTCGGCGTGCCCATCTCCGAATACGACCGCGTATTCCTGGGCGCCACGTTCGAGCGCAACCAGATCGACCTGTACGACAACTCGCCGCAAGCGTACCGCGACTTCGTCGACCAGTACGGCGACAGCACCAACGCGCTCATCTTCAACGTCGGCTGGTCGAAAGACACGCGCGACAGCGCGCTGGCACCCACCAAGGGCTCGTATACGCGCCTGAAGGGCGACTTCTCCACCATGGACCTGAAGTACTACCTGCTGACCGCCCAGCAGCAGTACTACATTCCGCTGGGCCGCAGCTACACGCTGGCCCTGAACGGCATGGTCGACTACGGGCGCAGCTACGGCAGCCTGGACTACCCGGTCATCAAGAACGTCTACGCAGGCGGCATCGGCACGGTGCGGGGCTACGACGGCGCCTCGCTGGGCCCGCGCGACACGCTTACCGGCGACTACCTGGGCGGCTCGCGGCGCATCGTGGCCAACGCGCAGCTGTACCTGCCGTTCCCGGGCGCCTCGAAAGACCGCACGCTGCGCTGGTTCCTGTTCGCCGACGCGGGCCAGGTGGCGGCCGGCAGCGGCATGAAGTGCACGGCCGGCGAGCCCGGCAACGAGGTCGACGATCCCTGCGGCTGGCGTTATTCGGCGGGCGTCGGCCTGTCGTGGCAATCGCCGCTGGGCCCGCTGCAGTTGTCGTATGCCCGTCCCCTCAATGCCAAGTCGGGCGACGACCGGCAGAGTTTCCAGTTCCAGATTGGCACGGGCTTCTAA
- the rseP gene encoding RIP metalloprotease RseP has translation MLFTLLAFIVALGILITFHELGHYWVARLCGVRVLRFSVGFGKVLLRRTDRHGTEWALSAIPLGGYVKMQDDPPPGASRAVAAQSFNTQPVARRIAIVAAGPIFNLVLAVLLYAGLNLAGTQEPAAVIAPPAAGTPAAQAGFQGGDRIVAIDGRQVASWNDARWRLLDVLSAGGQARVDVRASGGATQQRALQVPGNRMDPAQGDPLADAGLRLAQPRPVVREVIPGGEGEHAGLRNGDRIVRAGDTPEPGTAQLVDLIQRHAGQPLALTLLRDGTPVTLTVVPRAETVQGATIGRIGVQLGGDLPMVTVRYGLFESMGRAAARTWDTAWLSLRMMGRMVIGEVSWRNISGPVTIADYAGQTARLGIAAYVAYLALISISLGVLNLLPIPMLDGGHLLYYLVEIVRGSPPPDRWIDIGQRAGIGLLAGLMGLALFNDFARLFT, from the coding sequence ATGCTTTTCACCCTGCTTGCCTTCATCGTTGCCCTGGGCATACTCATCACGTTCCACGAACTGGGGCACTACTGGGTGGCGCGCCTGTGCGGCGTGCGCGTGCTCCGGTTTTCGGTGGGCTTCGGCAAGGTGCTGCTGCGCCGCACCGACAGGCACGGCACCGAGTGGGCGCTGTCGGCCATCCCCCTGGGCGGCTACGTCAAGATGCAGGACGACCCGCCGCCCGGCGCGTCGCGCGCCGTGGCCGCGCAGTCGTTCAATACCCAGCCGGTGGCGCGGCGTATCGCCATCGTGGCGGCCGGCCCCATTTTCAATCTGGTGCTGGCGGTTCTGCTCTATGCCGGCCTGAACCTGGCCGGCACGCAAGAGCCCGCCGCCGTCATCGCCCCGCCGGCCGCCGGCACCCCGGCCGCCCAGGCCGGATTCCAGGGCGGTGATCGCATCGTGGCCATTGACGGCCGCCAGGTGGCATCCTGGAACGACGCGCGCTGGCGCCTGCTCGACGTGCTGTCGGCCGGCGGCCAGGCCCGCGTCGACGTGCGCGCCTCCGGCGGCGCCACGCAGCAGCGCGCCCTGCAAGTACCCGGCAATCGCATGGATCCGGCCCAGGGTGATCCCCTGGCCGATGCCGGGCTGCGCCTGGCCCAGCCCAGGCCGGTGGTGCGCGAAGTCATCCCGGGCGGCGAGGGCGAGCACGCGGGCCTGCGCAACGGCGACCGCATCGTCCGCGCCGGCGACACCCCCGAACCGGGCACGGCCCAGTTGGTCGACCTCATCCAGCGCCATGCGGGCCAGCCCCTCGCGCTGACCCTGCTGCGCGACGGCACGCCGGTTACGTTGACCGTGGTGCCGCGCGCCGAAACCGTCCAGGGCGCCACCATCGGCCGCATCGGCGTGCAATTGGGCGGCGACCTGCCCATGGTGACGGTGCGTTACGGACTGTTCGAGAGTATGGGACGCGCCGCGGCCCGCACCTGGGATACGGCCTGGCTGTCGCTGCGCATGATGGGACGCATGGTGATCGGCGAGGTTTCCTGGCGCAACATCAGCGGCCCGGTCACCATCGCCGATTACGCCGGCCAGACCGCGCGCCTGGGCATTGCCGCCTACGTGGCCTACCTGGCGCTCATCAGCATCAGCCTGGGCGTACTTAACCTGTTGCCGATTCCGATGCTCGACGGCGGGCATCTGCTGTACTATCTCGTCGAAATTGTGCGGGGCAGCCCGCCACCCGACCGCTGGATCGACATCGGCCAGCGCGCCGGCATCGGTTTGCTCGCGGGGCTCATGGGACTGGCGCTGTTCAACGATTTCGCCCGTCTGTTCACCTGA
- a CDS encoding 1-deoxy-D-xylulose-5-phosphate reductoisomerase, translating into MSRFQRVAVLGSTGSIGESTLDVIARHPEQLAVFALSAHSRIERLAEQAAASAAAVVVVPDAAARQRFLAAWPAGRTPPEIRVGAQALADTAADAACDTVMAAIVGAAGLPAALAAAQAGKRVLLANKEALVAAGALFMRAVRANGAELLPIDSEHNAIFQCLPHEGRASAPEQPARGVRRLILTASGGPFRRHDPLDLHEVTPDQACAHPNWSMGRKISVDSATMLNKGLEVIEAHWLFAMPPERIEVLIHPQSVVHSMVEYDDGSVLAQLGQPDMRTPISYGLGFPERLASGVGPLDLARWGRLEFETPDLRRFPCLQLAFDALRAGQAACVALNAANEVAVDAFLSGRLRYTWISRVIAAALEWQQRQSSVTLDSLADVLALDAATRAYAGNLGLA; encoded by the coding sequence TTGAGTCGTTTCCAACGCGTTGCTGTCCTGGGTTCCACCGGTTCCATCGGCGAAAGTACCTTGGATGTCATCGCCCGCCATCCCGAGCAGCTGGCGGTATTCGCCCTGTCGGCCCACAGCCGCATCGAGCGCCTGGCCGAACAGGCCGCGGCCAGCGCCGCGGCGGTCGTGGTGGTGCCCGACGCGGCGGCGCGCCAACGTTTTCTCGCCGCCTGGCCGGCTGGGCGCACGCCGCCCGAGATCCGCGTCGGCGCCCAGGCGCTGGCCGATACGGCCGCCGACGCGGCCTGCGACACGGTCATGGCCGCCATCGTCGGGGCTGCCGGGCTGCCGGCCGCGCTGGCGGCGGCGCAGGCCGGCAAGCGCGTGCTGCTGGCCAACAAAGAAGCCCTGGTGGCCGCCGGCGCGCTGTTCATGCGGGCCGTGCGCGCCAATGGCGCCGAACTGCTGCCCATCGACAGCGAACACAACGCCATTTTCCAGTGCCTGCCCCACGAAGGGCGGGCCAGCGCGCCGGAACAGCCAGCCCGGGGCGTGCGGCGGCTGATTCTTACCGCTTCGGGCGGCCCGTTCCGCCGGCACGATCCGCTCGACCTGCACGAGGTCACTCCCGACCAGGCCTGCGCCCATCCCAACTGGAGCATGGGGCGCAAGATTTCGGTCGATTCGGCCACCATGCTCAACAAGGGGCTCGAAGTCATCGAGGCCCACTGGCTGTTCGCCATGCCGCCCGAGCGCATCGAAGTGCTCATCCACCCGCAAAGCGTGGTGCATTCGATGGTCGAATATGACGACGGCTCGGTGCTGGCGCAGCTGGGCCAGCCGGACATGCGCACGCCTATTTCGTATGGCCTCGGGTTCCCCGAGCGGCTGGCCAGCGGGGTAGGGCCGCTTGATCTCGCCCGCTGGGGCAGGCTCGAATTCGAAACCCCGGATCTGCGGCGCTTTCCGTGCCTGCAACTGGCCTTCGACGCCCTGCGCGCCGGGCAGGCCGCCTGCGTGGCCCTGAATGCCGCCAACGAAGTCGCGGTCGACGCTTTCCTGTCGGGCCGCCTGCGCTATACGTGGATTTCCCGGGTGATCGCCGCCGCCCTCGAATGGCAGCAGCGCCAGTCTTCTGTTACGCTCGATAGCCTGGCCGACGTCCTGGCCCTCGATGCCGCAACGCGCGCCTACGCGGGCAATCTCGGCCTGGCCTGA
- a CDS encoding phosphatidate cytidylyltransferase, whose product MLGQRVLTAAVLLAVLAAALASGNPWWFVALLAAAAACAAWEWLRLTVPQPPSRTLCVGVAAVLLAAMLWLAWTWLSGAPAAAALHAAVVRWLTPAVALVWLLAVTTAVARGRSDAPAASLGWSLFSVPAVLAAWSVLALMFMARGGWFVVSLLALVWVADISAYFAGRAFGKRKLAPRVSPGKTVAGAVAGIAGAVAWIWLSSLWTGSFGHALVERGSLWLALPAAALLGAISIVGDLFESLLKRRAGRKDSSALLPGHGGVYDRIDAILPVAPFALLLSGVLS is encoded by the coding sequence ATGCTCGGCCAACGAGTCCTTACCGCCGCCGTCCTGCTGGCCGTCCTGGCCGCCGCCCTGGCTTCGGGCAATCCCTGGTGGTTCGTGGCCTTGCTGGCCGCCGCAGCCGCCTGCGCCGCCTGGGAATGGCTGCGCCTGACCGTGCCGCAGCCGCCATCGCGCACGCTTTGCGTAGGGGTTGCCGCCGTGCTGCTGGCGGCCATGCTGTGGCTGGCCTGGACCTGGCTATCGGGCGCACCCGCCGCCGCCGCGCTGCACGCAGCCGTGGTGCGCTGGCTGACCCCGGCGGTGGCCCTGGTGTGGCTGCTGGCCGTCACCACGGCCGTGGCGCGCGGCCGCTCCGATGCGCCTGCCGCCAGCCTGGGCTGGTCGCTGTTCAGCGTGCCGGCCGTCCTGGCGGCCTGGTCGGTGCTGGCGCTCATGTTCATGGCGCGCGGCGGCTGGTTCGTGGTGTCGCTGTTGGCCCTGGTTTGGGTAGCCGACATCTCGGCCTACTTTGCCGGGCGGGCGTTCGGCAAGCGTAAACTGGCTCCCAGGGTCAGCCCGGGCAAGACGGTCGCGGGGGCCGTGGCCGGCATTGCCGGGGCGGTGGCCTGGATCTGGCTGTCCAGCCTGTGGACGGGCAGCTTCGGCCACGCGCTGGTCGAGCGGGGCTCCCTGTGGCTGGCGCTGCCGGCCGCCGCGTTGCTGGGCGCCATTTCCATCGTGGGCGACCTGTTCGAATCCCTGCTCAAGCGCCGCGCCGGCCGCAAAGATTCCAGCGCGCTGCTGCCCGGCCATGGCGGGGTCTACGATCGCATCGACGCCATTCTGCCGGTGGCGCCGTTTGCCTTGCTGTTGTCTGGAGTCCTGTCTTGA
- the uppS gene encoding polyprenyl diphosphate synthase gives MAISSTQAIPATQAVPQHVAIIMDGNGRWATRRHLPRTAGHAKGVQAVRRVVEACGRRGVRYLTLFAFSSENWRRPPEEVSLLMRLFVQALEREVDKLNEQGVRLHVVGDMSRFEPRLQALIADAQVRTAANDRLHLSVAANYGGRWDILQATRAMLSQHPELARDPQRIDESHLAEHLSMAWAPEPDLFIRTGGEQRISNFLIWQLAYAELYFTDQYWPDFGAAELDAAFEWYRTRERRFGRTSAQLREDAAR, from the coding sequence ATGGCTATCAGCTCCACCCAGGCGATTCCCGCCACTCAGGCCGTTCCCCAGCACGTGGCCATCATCATGGATGGCAACGGGCGCTGGGCGACGCGCCGGCACTTGCCTCGCACCGCGGGCCACGCCAAGGGCGTGCAGGCCGTGCGGCGCGTGGTCGAGGCCTGCGGGCGGCGTGGCGTGCGCTACCTGACCCTGTTTGCGTTCAGCTCCGAGAACTGGCGGCGTCCGCCCGAAGAAGTCTCGCTGCTGATGCGCCTGTTCGTGCAGGCGCTCGAGCGCGAGGTCGACAAACTCAACGAGCAGGGCGTGCGCCTGCACGTAGTGGGCGATATGTCGCGCTTCGAGCCGCGCCTGCAGGCGCTTATCGCCGACGCCCAGGTCCGCACCGCCGCCAACGATCGCCTGCATCTGTCGGTGGCCGCCAATTACGGCGGACGCTGGGACATCCTGCAGGCTACCCGCGCCATGCTCAGCCAGCACCCCGAACTGGCGCGCGACCCCCAGCGCATCGACGAATCCCACCTCGCCGAGCATCTGTCGATGGCATGGGCTCCCGAGCCCGACCTGTTCATCCGCACTGGCGGCGAACAGCGCATTTCCAATTTTCTGATCTGGCAGCTGGCCTACGCCGAGCTGTACTTCACCGACCAATACTGGCCCGATTTCGGCGCGGCCGAGCTGGATGCCGCGTTCGAGTGGTACCGCACCCGCGAGCGCCGTTTCGGACGCACCAGCGCCCAGTTGCGCGAAGACGCCGCGCGCTAG
- the frr gene encoding ribosome recycling factor, with protein MSVAEIRKSAETRMAKSLDTLKVNLSKIRTGRAHTGILDHVQVEYYGSPVPVSQVANVNLVDARTISVQPYEKPMAAAIEKAIRESDLGLNPMSLGDSIRVPMPALTEERRRDLTKVVKGEGEDAKIAVRNLRREANESLKKLVKDKEISEDDERRAQDDIQKLTDRNVTEIDKLITQKEAEIMTV; from the coding sequence ATGAGCGTCGCAGAAATCCGCAAATCCGCCGAAACCAGGATGGCCAAGTCGCTTGACACACTGAAGGTCAACTTGTCCAAGATCCGCACCGGCCGCGCCCATACCGGCATTCTGGATCACGTCCAGGTCGAGTACTACGGTTCGCCGGTGCCCGTGAGCCAGGTTGCCAACGTGAACCTGGTCGATGCGCGCACCATCAGCGTGCAGCCCTACGAAAAGCCCATGGCCGCCGCCATCGAGAAGGCCATTCGCGAATCCGACCTGGGCCTGAATCCCATGAGCCTGGGCGACAGCATCCGCGTGCCCATGCCCGCCCTGACCGAAGAGCGCCGCCGCGACCTCACCAAGGTGGTCAAGGGCGAGGGCGAAGACGCCAAGATCGCCGTGCGCAACCTGCGCCGCGAAGCCAACGAATCGCTCAAGAAGCTGGTCAAGGACAAGGAAATTTCCGAAGACGACGAGCGCCGCGCGCAAGACGACATCCAGAAACTCACCGATCGCAACGTCACCGAGATCGACAAGCTCATCACCCAGAAAGAAGCGGAAATCATGACCGTATAA
- the pyrH gene encoding UMP kinase, which produces MSSRSYKRVLLKLSGEALMGEDAFGINRSTIVRMTDEIAEVVALGVELAIVIGGGNIFRGVAPGAQGMDRATADYMGMMATIMNALALQDALKHKDVDTRVQSALNIDQVVEPYIRPKALRYLEEGKVVIFAAGTGNPFFTTDTAAALRGAEIGAEIVLKATKVDGIYSADPNKDPTATRYARISFDEAIVRRLEVMDATAFALCRDQKLPIKVFSINKSGALKRAVSGEDEGTLVHV; this is translated from the coding sequence ATGAGCAGCAGATCATACAAACGGGTTCTTCTCAAACTTTCCGGCGAAGCGCTGATGGGCGAAGATGCCTTTGGCATCAACCGCAGCACCATCGTGCGCATGACCGATGAAATCGCCGAAGTGGTGGCGCTGGGCGTCGAACTGGCCATCGTCATCGGTGGGGGCAACATTTTCCGCGGCGTCGCTCCCGGCGCCCAGGGCATGGATCGCGCCACGGCCGACTACATGGGCATGATGGCCACCATCATGAACGCCCTGGCCCTGCAAGACGCCCTGAAGCACAAAGACGTCGACACCCGCGTGCAGTCGGCGTTGAACATCGACCAGGTGGTCGAACCGTACATTCGCCCCAAAGCGCTGCGCTACCTCGAAGAAGGCAAGGTCGTTATTTTCGCGGCCGGCACGGGCAACCCGTTCTTCACCACCGATACCGCGGCGGCCCTGCGCGGCGCCGAAATCGGCGCCGAAATCGTGCTCAAGGCCACCAAGGTCGATGGCATTTACAGCGCCGACCCCAACAAAGATCCCACCGCCACGCGCTATGCGCGCATCAGCTTCGACGAGGCCATCGTGCGCCGGCTCGAAGTCATGGATGCCACCGCGTTCGCGCTTTGCCGCGACCAGAAATTGCCCATCAAGGTGTTCTCGATCAACAAGTCCGGCGCGCTCAAACGCGCGGTCAGCGGCGAAGACGAAGGCACCCTGGTACACGTTTAA
- the tsf gene encoding translation elongation factor Ts, with product MAEITAALVKELREKTDAPMMECKKALTEAEGDLARAEEILRVKLGNKASKAAARVTAEGLIGLYISADAKQGAVIEVNCETDFVAKNDDFVAFVNKLAELVTTQKPADVAALSALPLGEGTVETTRTALVGKIGENISVRRFERIETANALASYVHGGKIGVLVEYAGAEEVGKDLAMHIAATKPRALNADGVPAADIAAERSVAEQKAAESGKPAEIVAKMVEGSVQKFLKEVTLLSQPFVKNDKQTVEQMLKEKSASINKFVLFVVGEGIEKKTSDFAAEVAAAAAGRA from the coding sequence ATGGCTGAAATTACCGCCGCCCTCGTCAAGGAACTGCGCGAAAAGACCGACGCGCCCATGATGGAGTGCAAGAAGGCCCTGACCGAAGCCGAGGGCGATCTGGCCCGCGCCGAAGAAATCCTGCGCGTCAAGCTGGGCAACAAGGCCAGCAAGGCCGCCGCGCGCGTCACCGCCGAAGGCCTGATCGGCCTGTACATCTCGGCCGACGCGAAGCAGGGCGCCGTCATCGAAGTCAACTGCGAAACCGACTTCGTGGCCAAGAACGACGATTTCGTCGCTTTCGTCAACAAGCTGGCCGAGCTGGTCACCACCCAGAAACCCGCCGACGTGGCGGCGCTGTCGGCCCTGCCGCTGGGCGAGGGCACGGTTGAAACCACCCGTACCGCCCTGGTCGGCAAAATCGGCGAGAACATCTCGGTGCGCCGCTTCGAACGCATCGAAACCGCCAACGCCCTGGCCAGCTATGTGCACGGCGGCAAGATCGGCGTGCTGGTCGAATATGCCGGCGCCGAAGAAGTCGGCAAAGACCTGGCCATGCACATCGCCGCCACCAAGCCCCGCGCCCTGAACGCCGACGGCGTGCCGGCCGCCGACATCGCTGCCGAACGCTCGGTGGCCGAACAGAAGGCCGCCGAATCGGGCAAGCCCGCCGAAATCGTGGCCAAGATGGTCGAAGGCTCGGTGCAGAAGTTCCTGAAAGAAGTCACGCTGCTGTCGCAGCCCTTCGTCAAGAACGACAAGCAGACGGTTGAACAGATGCTCAAGGAAAAGAGCGCCTCGATCAACAAGTTCGTGCTGTTCGTGGTGGGCGAGGGCATCGAGAAAAAGACCAGCGACTTCGCCGCCGAGGTCGCCGCTGCCGCTGCCGGCCGCGCCTGA
- the rpsB gene encoding 30S ribosomal protein S2: MSLMREMLEAGVHFGHQTRYWNPKMAPYIFGHRNKIHIINLEQTVAKYQDATKFVKQLAARGGNILFVGTKRAARELVAAEAARCGMPYVDARWLGGMLTNFKTVKTSVKRLKDMEAVVAEGGAERMIKKEGLLFQRELEKLNKSIGGIKDMNGLPDALFVIDVGYHKIAVAEARTLGIPVVAVVDTNHSPDGIDYVIPGNDDSAKAIALYAKGIADAVLEGREQNLNGLVEEAGEGSEEFVEVQDNQG; encoded by the coding sequence ATGTCCCTCATGCGTGAAATGCTGGAAGCTGGCGTCCACTTCGGCCACCAGACCCGCTACTGGAATCCCAAGATGGCCCCGTACATTTTCGGCCATCGCAACAAGATCCACATCATCAACCTGGAACAAACGGTTGCCAAGTACCAGGACGCCACCAAGTTCGTGAAGCAGCTGGCTGCCCGCGGCGGCAACATCCTGTTCGTCGGCACCAAGCGCGCCGCCCGTGAACTGGTCGCGGCCGAAGCCGCCCGTTGCGGCATGCCCTACGTCGATGCCCGCTGGCTCGGCGGCATGCTGACCAACTTCAAGACGGTCAAGACCTCGGTCAAGCGCCTGAAAGACATGGAAGCCGTGGTCGCCGAAGGCGGCGCCGAGCGCATGATCAAGAAAGAAGGCCTGCTGTTCCAGCGCGAGCTCGAAAAACTGAACAAGTCCATCGGCGGCATCAAAGACATGAACGGCCTGCCCGATGCGCTGTTCGTCATCGACGTCGGCTACCACAAGATCGCCGTGGCTGAAGCCCGCACGCTGGGCATCCCGGTCGTCGCCGTGGTCGACACCAACCACTCGCCCGACGGCATCGACTACGTCATTCCGGGCAACGACGACTCGGCCAAGGCCATCGCGCTGTACGCCAAGGGCATCGCCGACGCCGTGCTGGAAGGCCGCGAGCAGAACCTGAACGGCCTGGTCGAAGAAGCCGGCGAAGGCTCGGAAGAGTTCGTCGAAGTGCAGGACAACCAGGGCTGA
- the map gene encoding type I methionyl aminopeptidase: protein MGLVTNPADLDKMRAACQDAAKILDFITPYVKPGVTTGELDRLCLEYLTDELKVKSATVGYAPPGYPPFPGAICTSVNHQVCHGIPGDKVLKNGDALNIDVTIIKDGWFGDTSRMYHVGEPSIQSRRLAEITFECMWKGIQQVRNGATLGDVGHAIQKHAESNGYSVVREFCGHGIGQRFHEDPQVLHYGKPGSGVRLTTGMIFTIEPMINAGRREIRQLADGWTVVTRDHSLSAQWEHTICVTDTGYEVLTLSPGVRQPPAFITEPLTLPAT from the coding sequence ATGGGCCTCGTTACCAATCCCGCCGACCTGGACAAGATGCGCGCCGCCTGCCAGGACGCCGCGAAGATCCTCGATTTCATCACCCCTTACGTCAAGCCGGGGGTCACCACGGGCGAACTCGACCGCCTGTGCCTGGAATACCTGACCGACGAGTTGAAAGTGAAATCGGCCACGGTCGGCTATGCCCCCCCGGGCTACCCGCCCTTCCCCGGCGCGATCTGCACGTCGGTCAACCACCAGGTCTGCCATGGCATTCCCGGCGACAAGGTGCTGAAAAACGGGGACGCCCTCAATATCGACGTCACCATCATCAAGGACGGCTGGTTCGGCGACACCAGCCGCATGTATCACGTGGGCGAACCGTCGATCCAGTCGCGCCGCCTGGCCGAGATCACGTTCGAGTGCATGTGGAAAGGCATCCAGCAGGTGCGCAACGGCGCCACCCTGGGCGACGTCGGCCATGCCATCCAGAAGCATGCCGAATCCAACGGCTATTCGGTGGTGCGCGAGTTCTGCGGCCACGGCATCGGCCAGCGCTTTCACGAAGACCCGCAGGTGCTGCACTATGGCAAGCCGGGCAGCGGCGTGCGCCTGACCACGGGCATGATCTTCACCATCGAGCCCATGATCAACGCCGGCCGCCGCGAGATCCGCCAGCTGGCCGATGGCTGGACGGTCGTGACGCGCGACCACAGCCTGTCGGCGCAATGGGAGCACACGATCTGCGTCACCGACACGGGCTATGAAGTCCTGACCCTGTCGCCGGGCGTGCGCCAGCCGCCGGCGTTCATTACCGAGCCCCTGACGCTGCCCGCCACCTGA